The following are encoded together in the Planctomycetia bacterium genome:
- a CDS encoding TolC family protein, which produces MAGLFIAVILMTGCTRRFFRERADSDVEYLLAAKSSDERWPLINYWVYPHALSRFADLDNPDTPSMPPDDPAAWFTAPRAQRPSKIGYYEGTGYLNMLAEYDAQNRATEPLADPNSEMPAGAENPQRRPYRINLEQALELAVINSREFQAQRENLYLAALPVTTEQFNFLPQFLATQEAVRQWSAEESSVGPTNNWQLNSATGVSQQFATGAALLLRLANQTIIDVSGKNGPTISTSNLVFDIGQPLLRGGGRAVALEPLTQAERDLLYEVRRFARFNKEFFVQIAGGSGIGAPGGLANLVTGATTIQNGGVVRANAPVLGYLPTVLRKLTIELQRRNVDEFVELLTFYREFAKGGGLSPLQVDQVEQQMLNARTQLLSQEVNYLDAMEQFKIQLGLPTDLPLELNDDVLKELREQLFRFQKLELDARKMGEAFTKLQMREDGTGLRRSMLELIQIAPLTKGTRFAATFPARLERWQALNSTVVEHQSLMATSMALAGQLSGTNGFSAAVVICQSTVPPLQQQQLLRDYLIDESEDLIDAEKPVPAELEARIKKARQDFEIGAIDELLTIYKSKPWMAEQNVRLRKAAQEAIFRQIEARFSLVFDEARSELQEKFGKLWPQLPPVSLHGKDLLKLNLDEAQDFVGQTALENRLDLMNQQAQLVDSWRKVAVFANSLLGTFDVRYNATMLAPPSGVIGQGLNFDGNNTRHQLIFNTELPLVRRIERNLYRASLIAYQRHRRNLQGVQDLIMLQVRARVRRLQQLEETYRIQQRELLLIYSQVNQSREQLQAPPEPGVNRDTAAAAGTATLQLLQAQTRVPTTQSNLYSTWINYLIARMELYRDLELMQIDSRGVWIDDNRSAPPVSPPSP; this is translated from the coding sequence GTGGCAGGTTTGTTCATAGCTGTCATTTTAATGACAGGATGTACACGCCGTTTCTTCCGCGAGCGAGCAGATTCAGATGTTGAATATCTGCTGGCGGCCAAGTCGAGTGATGAACGTTGGCCCTTGATTAATTACTGGGTCTATCCGCATGCGTTGTCACGGTTTGCTGATCTTGATAACCCCGACACGCCTTCAATGCCACCGGATGATCCCGCAGCATGGTTTACGGCACCGCGTGCTCAGCGGCCAAGCAAGATTGGCTATTATGAGGGCACCGGTTATCTGAACATGCTGGCTGAGTATGATGCTCAAAATCGTGCCACTGAACCGCTGGCTGATCCGAACAGTGAAATGCCTGCAGGCGCTGAGAATCCACAACGCAGACCGTACCGTATCAACCTTGAACAGGCGCTGGAACTGGCGGTCATCAACAGTCGCGAGTTTCAGGCGCAACGTGAGAATCTTTATCTTGCGGCATTGCCGGTTACCACGGAACAGTTCAATTTCCTGCCTCAGTTTTTGGCCACTCAGGAAGCGGTCAGGCAATGGTCGGCCGAGGAATCCTCCGTTGGTCCGACGAACAACTGGCAACTGAATTCAGCAACCGGGGTTTCGCAGCAATTTGCTACCGGGGCAGCACTGTTACTGAGGCTGGCCAATCAAACGATCATCGATGTCTCCGGCAAAAATGGTCCTACAATCAGCACTTCGAACCTGGTGTTTGATATCGGTCAGCCACTGCTCCGAGGTGGTGGCCGTGCTGTTGCATTGGAACCTCTGACCCAGGCTGAGCGTGATCTGCTTTATGAAGTTAGGAGGTTTGCCCGGTTCAACAAAGAATTTTTTGTTCAGATTGCGGGTGGCTCGGGCATCGGTGCTCCAGGCGGCCTTGCAAATCTCGTTACCGGTGCAACAACGATTCAGAATGGTGGTGTTGTGAGGGCCAATGCTCCAGTTCTGGGGTATCTGCCAACTGTCTTGCGTAAACTGACTATCGAGCTACAGCGACGCAATGTGGATGAATTTGTGGAACTGCTCACATTCTACCGAGAATTTGCCAAGGGTGGCGGATTGTCGCCTTTGCAGGTAGATCAGGTGGAACAGCAGATGCTCAATGCCCGAACACAACTGCTGTCGCAGGAAGTAAATTATCTCGATGCTATGGAACAGTTCAAGATTCAACTTGGGCTGCCTACCGATTTGCCTCTGGAATTGAACGATGATGTGCTGAAAGAACTGCGTGAACAGCTTTTCCGGTTCCAGAAGCTGGAACTGGATGCCCGCAAGATGGGGGAAGCCTTCACCAAGCTGCAGATGCGTGAGGATGGCACGGGCTTACGTCGCAGTATGCTGGAATTAATCCAGATTGCACCTCTGACAAAAGGAACCAGATTTGCAGCAACTTTTCCAGCCCGCCTGGAACGCTGGCAGGCCTTGAACAGCACGGTAGTTGAACATCAGTCGCTCATGGCAACCTCAATGGCGCTCGCAGGTCAGTTATCAGGCACCAATGGATTTTCAGCAGCAGTCGTCATCTGTCAGTCAACGGTTCCACCTTTACAACAACAGCAACTCCTTCGCGATTACCTGATCGACGAGAGTGAAGACCTGATCGATGCTGAGAAACCAGTGCCTGCTGAATTGGAAGCGAGGATCAAAAAAGCGCGACAGGATTTTGAGATTGGCGCCATCGATGAATTGTTGACGATTTACAAAAGCAAACCGTGGATGGCAGAACAGAACGTGCGCCTTCGCAAAGCAGCTCAAGAAGCGATTTTCCGACAAATCGAAGCACGCTTTTCATTAGTGTTTGATGAGGCGAGATCAGAGCTACAGGAAAAATTTGGCAAGCTGTGGCCTCAATTACCTCCTGTCAGCTTACATGGGAAAGATCTGTTGAAATTAAATCTTGATGAGGCACAAGATTTCGTGGGGCAAACAGCCCTTGAAAACAGGCTGGATTTGATGAATCAGCAGGCGCAACTGGTAGATTCATGGCGAAAAGTCGCTGTCTTTGCCAATTCACTCTTGGGTACTTTTGATGTACGATATAATGCTACTATGCTTGCCCCGCCTTCGGGAGTGATCGGTCAGGGCCTGAACTTTGATGGCAACAATACTCGCCATCAGCTTATTTTCAATACAGAACTGCCTCTCGTTCGTCGCATTGAACGAAACTTGTATCGGGCATCACTGATCGCGTATCAAAGGCATCGTCGTAATCTGCAGGGTGTTCAGGATCTGATCATGCTGCAGGTGCGAGCCAGGGTCAGGCGCTTGCAACAGCTGGAGGAAACTTACCGCATCCAGCAACGAGAGTTGCTTCTGATTTACTCGCAGGTGAATCAGTCGCGCGAGCAGTTGCAGGCGCCACCGGAACCGGGTGTGAATCGCGATACAGCTGCAGCAGCAGGTACGGCGACGCTACAGTTGCTGCAAGCTCAGACGCGAGTTCCCACCACGCAGAGCAACCTCTACAGTACATGGATCAACTACCTGATCGCCCGTATGGAACTGTACCGCGATCTTGAATTGATGCAGATAGACAGCCGAGGAGTATGGATTGATGACAACCGCAGTGCCCCCCCTGTCAGCCCCCCTTCACCATGA
- a CDS encoding serine hydrolase — protein sequence MHSSGKLALALFFLFATTSFAQTDSDVLLKMTATRLEDFFTQFQKSDEKWFTEEFLSQVSFDKLTGVIQENSKLLGEIERIRICRIHSPGIAEYELISKSGRRLRAFVQVELTQPHRLNILRFDKIDLGEDSWDKLQVDIQRLPGDHAASVWKIAPTRTRLFSRNSNEPLAVGSSFKLLVLSLLCDEITSGKRKWSDTFPLKENLRSLPSGILQDWPVGSPVTLHTLATLMVSRSDNTAADHIMHILGREKLEKHQQEVQVHFPERNRPFLRTGELFKIKLVLPAFQTSAYAHRSEEEKRKFLSEAERVELKNPRVYSAPVSNDIIEWFFTTDDLCRIMERLQKPTLQNEALPLLSITKPFDIDDHSWEQLAFKGGAELGVLNLTLLGKLRRKDEWYTLSFTWNRYDQPLNEQVWINLVGRALRLLEKNR from the coding sequence ATGCACAGTTCAGGTAAATTAGCGCTCGCATTGTTCTTCTTGTTTGCGACTACCAGTTTTGCTCAAACTGATTCAGATGTACTTCTCAAGATGACAGCGACGAGGTTAGAAGACTTCTTCACTCAATTCCAGAAGAGTGATGAGAAATGGTTTACTGAGGAATTCCTAAGCCAGGTTTCTTTCGACAAATTGACAGGAGTCATTCAGGAGAACAGCAAACTTCTTGGTGAAATTGAAAGAATTCGAATCTGTCGCATACACTCACCAGGAATCGCTGAATACGAATTAATCAGTAAATCAGGAAGAAGGCTGCGGGCCTTTGTTCAAGTGGAACTGACCCAGCCACATCGCCTGAATATACTGCGTTTCGACAAGATTGACCTGGGTGAAGACTCATGGGACAAACTGCAGGTGGATATCCAGCGATTGCCGGGCGACCACGCTGCTTCCGTCTGGAAGATCGCACCCACCCGCACACGACTGTTCTCTCGCAATTCTAATGAACCATTAGCTGTCGGTTCATCCTTCAAACTGCTGGTACTCAGTCTTCTCTGTGATGAAATCACATCTGGCAAAAGGAAATGGTCAGATACATTTCCATTGAAAGAAAATCTGCGTTCGCTGCCTTCAGGGATTCTGCAGGATTGGCCAGTTGGAAGTCCCGTTACTTTGCACACGCTTGCAACCCTGATGGTCTCTCGAAGCGATAACACTGCTGCGGATCACATCATGCATATTCTGGGACGAGAAAAACTCGAAAAGCACCAGCAGGAAGTTCAAGTACATTTTCCTGAGCGTAATCGTCCTTTCCTGCGAACAGGTGAACTCTTCAAGATCAAGCTTGTACTTCCTGCCTTCCAAACAAGTGCATATGCCCATCGTTCAGAAGAAGAAAAGAGAAAGTTTCTGTCTGAAGCGGAAAGAGTGGAATTGAAAAATCCCCGCGTGTACTCAGCGCCAGTTTCGAACGATATCATCGAGTGGTTTTTCACGACCGATGATCTCTGCAGGATCATGGAAAGACTACAGAAGCCAACTCTTCAGAACGAAGCACTGCCCCTGCTCTCCATCACCAAGCCGTTTGACATCGATGATCATTCCTGGGAACAACTCGCTTTCAAAGGTGGGGCCGAACTGGGAGTTCTCAATCTCACACTACTCGGCAAACTGCGTCGCAAGGACGAATGGTACACTCTGTCGTTCACCTGGAATCGATATGATCAACCACTGAATGAACAGGTCTGGATCAACCTGGTCGGTCGCGCCTTACGTCTGTTAGAAAAAAACAGATAA